Proteins encoded in a region of the Tripterygium wilfordii isolate XIE 37 chromosome 21, ASM1340144v1, whole genome shotgun sequence genome:
- the LOC119988639 gene encoding uncharacterized protein LOC119988639 isoform X1, which produces MTLRSNPPLSEGIVFENCRNDVPDRIRKEDGKENEEEDEEEDVDFNPFLKETASPEASSSLSSEIEGLDGNVVGSNANLNPWNPAGEVDRRDAADSEHGEEEVVMQTADSPEAGRENSSNPGKMNTRKSVSLSHAEVEASSQENDADDVMVNDLGETNVTDTEGKLMTVHSDDEDAICKRTRARYSLVSITLDELEAFLQETDDEDDFQNVDDQEEYRKFLAAVLLVKDGDGTSSHENETVDDDEDEDNDADFEIELEEALGSDVDEGPSNKAQKEESERKGRRPETRLNRWQKASAPHKRKFLGQEKRPLRPLIPVPPSGSVAPFPSLNGRILMHETTPTSLASTGENGCINGFTPHQLGQLHCLIYEHVQLLIQIFSLCALDPSRKIIASHLQGLMLEMLQKLDEVMACKSVPYPSICFRPQYMFSSVPNEVTKIYPAQCTFESSHLGVRSSTNIQRPASQNISPSEGRNDYFHNGQTVESSFWVPTVRGPILSILEVAPLNLVGRYMDDVYTAAQKNRQLYMKSSCDTRLEKEPLFNLPCLSSSAYYKRSSDSPTANGVPPTLGQQPLRKTLAASIVESAKKQSIAFVPKEIAKLAQRFFPLFNPALYPHKPPPASVANRVLFTDAEDELLALGMMEYNTDWKAIQQRFLPCKSKHQIFVRQKNRCASKAPENPIKAVRRMKTSLLTAEEIERIQEGLKLFKLDWMSVWKFVVPYRDPSLLPRQWRIARGAQRSYKLDAAGKEKRRLYESKRRISKPAKLALWQQSSDIEDNSIENAVGEHNSGNACVEEAYLHEAFLADWRPGGSSLSSSGHPCSNFANRNLPGDRVSGDTSCVSEDLNNHGFAEAQPHNHNMHKFPSSSKYPLHTSSHPAHVRYFPSNIMRQNHMVSNVSLDKPKSPIHMRPYRTRNIKGAHLVKLAPDLPPVNLPPSVRVISQSAFKGNQFAASAKVSASGADSNSAGLQNAVSLSHHAKSATINSVTPDGDRNSTVKDIVTNSLPRKPGVVTDERVLEERGNISDLQMHPLLFQAPEVGRLPDYSLACGARTTSSFGFFSGNQPQLNLNLFHSPFQAIHGATCSKDYLKTKEYTSAAGGIDFHPLLQAADDENSDLVTTMSNVHQSVCFEGTTVQRQNPSDTVKIKPSVHEGAFRANCKHSSPNEKANELDLEIYLSFKSGKEQRRRSGNVVAKKRKMSPISASDSGNSLETQKTGSSQDQWQCIENCSTVQRDSVPHVQASAIASNNISRCNRDDVGDSSHPGIVMEQEELSDSDEEMDGNVEFECEEMADSDGEEASGCDGIAKLPDKGEPKFTAARVAMDVNYDDQECELEGPVYSQRNNSLLIKSSPSLKLSLTSLGMDPTKNAWLSLESGAPGHHECKHENMIREGSHAKNFTGLSNRSCTKTTEGTNNDGTQNHSEDMTQQLSLGPIVFPSLRKPRKRSRRTNASLSMEMTLESTQNDQLNKAS; this is translated from the exons ATGACGTTAAGATCGAATCCACCGTTGAGTGAAGGAATCGTGTTTGAAAATTGTCGAAACGATGTCCCTGATAGAATTAGGAAGGAGGATGGGAAAGAAAACGAGGAggaagatgaggaggaggatgTTGATTTCAATCCCTTTTTAAAGGAAACAGCTTCACCGGAAGCTTCATCGAGCTTGAGCTCGGAAATTGAAGGTCTGGATGGTAATGTTGTTGGTAGCAATGCAAACCTAAATCCATGGAACCCAGCTGGTGAGGTGGATAGACGTGATGCTGCAGATTCTGAACATGgagaggaggaggtggtgatgCAAACTGCCGATTCTCCGGAAGCTGGGCGTGAAAATAGTAGTAATCCAGGAAAAATGAATACGAGAAAGTCGGTTTCGTTATCTCATGCAGAAGTCGAAGCATCTAGCCAAGAAAATGATGCTGATGATGTTATGGTTAACGATTTGGGTGAGACTAATGTGACGGATACCGAGGGAAAGCTCATGACAGTGCATTCGGATGATGAGGATGCTATATGCAAGCGTACTAGGGCACGCTATTCTCTTGTTAGCATCACTCTTGACGAACTCGAGGCATTTCTTCAGGAAACTGATGACGAGGATGATTTTCAAAATGTTGATGATCAAGAGGAGTACAGGAAATTTCTTGCAGCAGTTTTACTTGTTAAAGATGGTGATGGCACATCAAGCCATGAAAATGAaactgttgatgatgatgaagatgaggataATGATGCAGACTTTGAGATAGAACTTGAAGAGGCACTAGGGAGTGATGTTGATGAAGGTCCATCAAATAAGGCACAGAAAGAGGAGAGTGAAAGAAAAGGACGGCGGCCGGAGACCAGGTTGAATAGATGGCAAAAAGCCAGTGCTCCACATAAAAGGAAATTTTTAGGTCAGGAAAAGAGGCCATTGCGTCCCCTTATACCAGTCCCGCCCAGTGGTTCAGTTGCGCCTTTTCCTTCTCTTAATGGGAGAATTTTGATGCATGAGACTACTCCAACCAGTCTGGCTTCCACGGGGGAAAATGGTTGTATCAACGGATTCACTCCACATCAACTAGGGCAGTTGCATTGTCTGATTTATGAACATGTGCAGCTTCTTATTCAGATATTTTCCCTTTGTGCTCTTGATCCTTCTCGGAAAATTATTGCCTCCCATCTACAGGGCCTAATGCTTGAAATGCTTCAGAAACTTGATGAAGTAATGGCATGCAAAAGCGTGCCATATCCCAGTATTTGTTTTCGCCCTCAATACATGTTTTCATCAGTGCCAAATGAGGTAACCAAAATTTACCCTGCTCAATGCACCTTTGAATCATCTCATCTTGGAGTCCGCTCTTCTACAAACATTCAGAGGCCAGCATCGCAAAATATTTCCCCGTCTGAAGGAAGAAACGATTATTTTCATAATGGGCAAACTGTTGAGAGCTCTTTCTGGGTTCCTACTGTCCGTGGTCCAATATTATCCATCCTTGAAGTAGCTCCTCTTAATTTAGTTGGGAGGTATATGGATGATGTTTATACAG CTGCACAGAAGAATCGGCAACTTTATATGAAGTCTAGTTGTGATACTCGTCTTGAGAAAGAACCTTTGTTCAACCTTCCTTGCTTGTCTTCATCCGCCTACTATAAACGAAGCAGCGATTCTCCAACTGCCAATGGGGTGCCACCCACACTTGGTCAACAACCTTTGAGGAAGACGTTGGCCGCTTCAATTGTTGAAAGTGCCAAGAAGCAGTCAATTGCTTTTGTCCCGAAGGAAATTGCGAAATTAGCACAGAGATTTTTTCCTCTCTTCAATCCAGCATTATATCCCCATAAACCACCCCCTGCTTCTGTTGCAAATCGGGTTCTGTTTACGGATGCAGAGGATGA ATTATTAGCACTGGGAATGATGGAGTATAATACAGATTGGAAGGCTATTCAACAACGTTTTCTTCCTTGTAAATCTAAGCATCAG ATTTTTGTTAGGCAGAAAAACCGTTGTGCTTCTAAGGCGCCGGAAAATCCCATTAAG GCAGTTCGAAGGATGAAAACCTCCCTGTTGACTGCGGAAGAGATAGAGCGTATTCAGGAG GGCCTCAAGTTGTTTAAACTTGATTGGATGTCAGTATGGAAATTTGTTGTCCCTTATAGAGATCCCAGCTTATTACCCCGACAGTGGCGTATTGCTCGTGGTGCGCAACGGTCCTATAAGCTAGATGCTGCTGGAAAGGAGAAACGGAGGTTGTATGAATCAAAAAGAAGAATATCCAAACCGGCTAAGTTGGCACTTTGGCAACAGTCTTCAGACATTGAG GATAATTCAATTGAGAATGCTGTTGGGGAACATAATAGCGGAAACGCCTGTGTAGAGGAAGCCTATTTACATGAGGCATTTTTGGCAGATTGGAGGCCAGGTGGCTCAAGCCTCAGTTCTTCTGGTCATCCTTGCTCAAACTTTGCAAACAGAAACTTACCTGGTGATAGAGTGTCAGGAGATACTTCTTGTGTTAGTGAAGACCTAAATAATCATGGGTTTGCGGAAGCTCAACCACACAATCATAATATGCACAAGTTTCCATCTTCATCCAAGTATCCTCTACACACTTCATCTCATCCTGCTCATGTTAGATACTTTCCGTCTAATATCATGCGGCAGAACCATATGGTCTCCAACGTGTCACTAGATAAGCCTAAATCCCCAATACATATGCGGCCATATCGAACTCGTAATATTAAAGGTGCTCACTTGGTGAAGTTAGCACCAGACTTGCCTCCTGTGAACCTTCCACCATCTGTCCGTGTAATATCTCAGTCAGCCTTCAAAGGTAATCAATTTGCAGCATCTGCTAAGGTTTCTGCCTCTGGAGCTGATAGTAATAGTGCGGGATTACAAAATGCAGTTTCTCTATCCCATCATGCAAAGTCAGCAACTATCAACTCAGTAACACCTGATGGCGATAGAAACAGTACAGTGAAAGACATTGTTACAAATTCATTGCCTAGAAAACCTGGAGTTGTTACTGATGAGCGTGTGTTGGAAGAAAGAGGCAACATTTCAGATCTTCAGATGCATCCTTTACTGTTCCAAGCACCTGAAGTTGGACGCCTACCAGATTACTCATTGGCTTGTGGTGCCAGAACAACTAGTTCATTTGGTTTCTTTTCAGGAAATCAGCCTCAACTGAATTTGAATCTCTTTCATAGTCCTTTCCAAGCAATTCATGGTGCTACTTGTTCCAAAGATTATTTGAAGACAAAAGAGTATACTTCAGCAGCAGGTGGCATTGACTTCCATCCCCTATTGCAGGCAGCGGATGATGAAAATAGTGACTTAGTAACAACAATGTCAAATGTGCACCAGTCTGTTTGTTTCGAAGGCACAACTGTTCAACGTCAAAATCCTTCTGATACTGTGAAAATTAAACCATCAGTTCATGAAGGCGCATTTCGTGCCAACTGTAAACACTCTAGTCCTAATGAGAAGGCTAATGAACTAGACCTGGAGATCTATTTAAGCTTCAAGTCTGGGAAGGAACAACGCAGGAGAAGTGGAAATGTGgttgcaaaaaaaagaaaaatgtctcCAATAAGTGCCTCTGATTCTGGAAATAGTTTGGAAACCCAAAAAACTGGCAGTTCACAGGATCAGTGGCAGTGCATTGAGAATTGCTCTACTGTGCAGAGAGATTCTGTTCCACATGTTCAAGCATCAGCTATAGCAAGCAATAACATCAGCAGATGCAATCGTGATGATGTAGGTGACTCGTCTCATCCAGGGATTGTGATGGAACAGGAAGAGCTGAGTGACTCAGATGAGGAAATGGATGGAAATGTGGAGTTTGAGTGCGAGGAAATGGCGGATTCTGATGGAGAGGAGGCTTCAGGATGTGATGGAATTGCTAAGTTGCCAGATAAG GGGGAGCCCAAATTTACGGCAGCAAGGGTTGCAATGGACGTGAATTATGATGATCAGGAATGTGAATTAGAGGGCCCTGTTTATTCTCAACGAAATAATTCTCTTCTAATTAAGAGCAGTCCTTCCTTAAAGTTGAGTTTGACAAGCCTGGGGATGGATCCTACAAAAAATGCATGGCTAAGTTTGGAGTCAGGGGCCCCTGGTCACCATGAGTGCAAGCATGAGAATATGATCAGGGAAGGATCCCATGCCAAAAATTTTACGGGCCTTTCCAATAGATCTTGTACGAAGACAACAGAAGGCACAAACAACGATGGTACCCAAAATCATTCTGAGGATATGACCCAACAACTCAGCTTGGGTCCAATTGTTTTTCCCTCTTTGAGGAAGCCCAGGAAGCGTTCTCGCCGAACAAATGCAAGTCTGAGTATGGAAATGACATTGGAAAGCACACAAAATGATCAGCTAAATAAGGCAAGTTGA
- the LOC119988639 gene encoding uncharacterized protein LOC119988639 isoform X2 translates to MTLRSNPPLSEGIVFENCRNDVPDRIRKEDGKENEEEDEEEDVDFNPFLKETASPEASSSLSSEIEGLDGNVVGSNANLNPWNPAGEVDRRDAADSEHGEEEVVMQTADSPEAGRENSSNPGKMNTRKSVSLSHAEVEASSQENDADDVMVNDLGETNVTDTEGKLMTVHSDDEDAICKRTRARYSLVSITLDELEAFLQETDDEDDFQNVDDQEEYRKFLAAVLLVKDGDGTSSHENETVDDDEDEDNDADFEIELEEALGSDVDEGPSNKAQKEESERKGRRPETRLNRWQKASAPHKRKFLGQEKRPLRPLIPVPPSGSVAPFPSLNGRILMHETTPTSLASTGENGCINGFTPHQLGQLHCLIYEHVQLLIQIFSLCALDPSRKIIASHLQGLMLEMLQKLDEVMACKSVPYPSICFRPQYMFSSVPNEVTKIYPAQCTFESSHLGVRSSTNIQRPASQNISPSEGRNDYFHNGQTVESSFWVPTVRGPILSILEVAPLNLVGRYMDDVYTAAQKNRQLYMKSSCDTRLEKEPLFNLPCLSSSAYYKRSSDSPTANGVPPTLGQQPLRKTLAASIVESAKKQSIAFVPKEIAKLAQRFFPLFNPALYPHKPPPASVANRVLFTDAEDELLALGMMEYNTDWKAIQQRFLPCKSKHQKNRCASKAPENPIKAVRRMKTSLLTAEEIERIQEGLKLFKLDWMSVWKFVVPYRDPSLLPRQWRIARGAQRSYKLDAAGKEKRRLYESKRRISKPAKLALWQQSSDIEDNSIENAVGEHNSGNACVEEAYLHEAFLADWRPGGSSLSSSGHPCSNFANRNLPGDRVSGDTSCVSEDLNNHGFAEAQPHNHNMHKFPSSSKYPLHTSSHPAHVRYFPSNIMRQNHMVSNVSLDKPKSPIHMRPYRTRNIKGAHLVKLAPDLPPVNLPPSVRVISQSAFKGNQFAASAKVSASGADSNSAGLQNAVSLSHHAKSATINSVTPDGDRNSTVKDIVTNSLPRKPGVVTDERVLEERGNISDLQMHPLLFQAPEVGRLPDYSLACGARTTSSFGFFSGNQPQLNLNLFHSPFQAIHGATCSKDYLKTKEYTSAAGGIDFHPLLQAADDENSDLVTTMSNVHQSVCFEGTTVQRQNPSDTVKIKPSVHEGAFRANCKHSSPNEKANELDLEIYLSFKSGKEQRRRSGNVVAKKRKMSPISASDSGNSLETQKTGSSQDQWQCIENCSTVQRDSVPHVQASAIASNNISRCNRDDVGDSSHPGIVMEQEELSDSDEEMDGNVEFECEEMADSDGEEASGCDGIAKLPDKGEPKFTAARVAMDVNYDDQECELEGPVYSQRNNSLLIKSSPSLKLSLTSLGMDPTKNAWLSLESGAPGHHECKHENMIREGSHAKNFTGLSNRSCTKTTEGTNNDGTQNHSEDMTQQLSLGPIVFPSLRKPRKRSRRTNASLSMEMTLESTQNDQLNKAS, encoded by the exons ATGACGTTAAGATCGAATCCACCGTTGAGTGAAGGAATCGTGTTTGAAAATTGTCGAAACGATGTCCCTGATAGAATTAGGAAGGAGGATGGGAAAGAAAACGAGGAggaagatgaggaggaggatgTTGATTTCAATCCCTTTTTAAAGGAAACAGCTTCACCGGAAGCTTCATCGAGCTTGAGCTCGGAAATTGAAGGTCTGGATGGTAATGTTGTTGGTAGCAATGCAAACCTAAATCCATGGAACCCAGCTGGTGAGGTGGATAGACGTGATGCTGCAGATTCTGAACATGgagaggaggaggtggtgatgCAAACTGCCGATTCTCCGGAAGCTGGGCGTGAAAATAGTAGTAATCCAGGAAAAATGAATACGAGAAAGTCGGTTTCGTTATCTCATGCAGAAGTCGAAGCATCTAGCCAAGAAAATGATGCTGATGATGTTATGGTTAACGATTTGGGTGAGACTAATGTGACGGATACCGAGGGAAAGCTCATGACAGTGCATTCGGATGATGAGGATGCTATATGCAAGCGTACTAGGGCACGCTATTCTCTTGTTAGCATCACTCTTGACGAACTCGAGGCATTTCTTCAGGAAACTGATGACGAGGATGATTTTCAAAATGTTGATGATCAAGAGGAGTACAGGAAATTTCTTGCAGCAGTTTTACTTGTTAAAGATGGTGATGGCACATCAAGCCATGAAAATGAaactgttgatgatgatgaagatgaggataATGATGCAGACTTTGAGATAGAACTTGAAGAGGCACTAGGGAGTGATGTTGATGAAGGTCCATCAAATAAGGCACAGAAAGAGGAGAGTGAAAGAAAAGGACGGCGGCCGGAGACCAGGTTGAATAGATGGCAAAAAGCCAGTGCTCCACATAAAAGGAAATTTTTAGGTCAGGAAAAGAGGCCATTGCGTCCCCTTATACCAGTCCCGCCCAGTGGTTCAGTTGCGCCTTTTCCTTCTCTTAATGGGAGAATTTTGATGCATGAGACTACTCCAACCAGTCTGGCTTCCACGGGGGAAAATGGTTGTATCAACGGATTCACTCCACATCAACTAGGGCAGTTGCATTGTCTGATTTATGAACATGTGCAGCTTCTTATTCAGATATTTTCCCTTTGTGCTCTTGATCCTTCTCGGAAAATTATTGCCTCCCATCTACAGGGCCTAATGCTTGAAATGCTTCAGAAACTTGATGAAGTAATGGCATGCAAAAGCGTGCCATATCCCAGTATTTGTTTTCGCCCTCAATACATGTTTTCATCAGTGCCAAATGAGGTAACCAAAATTTACCCTGCTCAATGCACCTTTGAATCATCTCATCTTGGAGTCCGCTCTTCTACAAACATTCAGAGGCCAGCATCGCAAAATATTTCCCCGTCTGAAGGAAGAAACGATTATTTTCATAATGGGCAAACTGTTGAGAGCTCTTTCTGGGTTCCTACTGTCCGTGGTCCAATATTATCCATCCTTGAAGTAGCTCCTCTTAATTTAGTTGGGAGGTATATGGATGATGTTTATACAG CTGCACAGAAGAATCGGCAACTTTATATGAAGTCTAGTTGTGATACTCGTCTTGAGAAAGAACCTTTGTTCAACCTTCCTTGCTTGTCTTCATCCGCCTACTATAAACGAAGCAGCGATTCTCCAACTGCCAATGGGGTGCCACCCACACTTGGTCAACAACCTTTGAGGAAGACGTTGGCCGCTTCAATTGTTGAAAGTGCCAAGAAGCAGTCAATTGCTTTTGTCCCGAAGGAAATTGCGAAATTAGCACAGAGATTTTTTCCTCTCTTCAATCCAGCATTATATCCCCATAAACCACCCCCTGCTTCTGTTGCAAATCGGGTTCTGTTTACGGATGCAGAGGATGA ATTATTAGCACTGGGAATGATGGAGTATAATACAGATTGGAAGGCTATTCAACAACGTTTTCTTCCTTGTAAATCTAAGCATCAG AAAAACCGTTGTGCTTCTAAGGCGCCGGAAAATCCCATTAAG GCAGTTCGAAGGATGAAAACCTCCCTGTTGACTGCGGAAGAGATAGAGCGTATTCAGGAG GGCCTCAAGTTGTTTAAACTTGATTGGATGTCAGTATGGAAATTTGTTGTCCCTTATAGAGATCCCAGCTTATTACCCCGACAGTGGCGTATTGCTCGTGGTGCGCAACGGTCCTATAAGCTAGATGCTGCTGGAAAGGAGAAACGGAGGTTGTATGAATCAAAAAGAAGAATATCCAAACCGGCTAAGTTGGCACTTTGGCAACAGTCTTCAGACATTGAG GATAATTCAATTGAGAATGCTGTTGGGGAACATAATAGCGGAAACGCCTGTGTAGAGGAAGCCTATTTACATGAGGCATTTTTGGCAGATTGGAGGCCAGGTGGCTCAAGCCTCAGTTCTTCTGGTCATCCTTGCTCAAACTTTGCAAACAGAAACTTACCTGGTGATAGAGTGTCAGGAGATACTTCTTGTGTTAGTGAAGACCTAAATAATCATGGGTTTGCGGAAGCTCAACCACACAATCATAATATGCACAAGTTTCCATCTTCATCCAAGTATCCTCTACACACTTCATCTCATCCTGCTCATGTTAGATACTTTCCGTCTAATATCATGCGGCAGAACCATATGGTCTCCAACGTGTCACTAGATAAGCCTAAATCCCCAATACATATGCGGCCATATCGAACTCGTAATATTAAAGGTGCTCACTTGGTGAAGTTAGCACCAGACTTGCCTCCTGTGAACCTTCCACCATCTGTCCGTGTAATATCTCAGTCAGCCTTCAAAGGTAATCAATTTGCAGCATCTGCTAAGGTTTCTGCCTCTGGAGCTGATAGTAATAGTGCGGGATTACAAAATGCAGTTTCTCTATCCCATCATGCAAAGTCAGCAACTATCAACTCAGTAACACCTGATGGCGATAGAAACAGTACAGTGAAAGACATTGTTACAAATTCATTGCCTAGAAAACCTGGAGTTGTTACTGATGAGCGTGTGTTGGAAGAAAGAGGCAACATTTCAGATCTTCAGATGCATCCTTTACTGTTCCAAGCACCTGAAGTTGGACGCCTACCAGATTACTCATTGGCTTGTGGTGCCAGAACAACTAGTTCATTTGGTTTCTTTTCAGGAAATCAGCCTCAACTGAATTTGAATCTCTTTCATAGTCCTTTCCAAGCAATTCATGGTGCTACTTGTTCCAAAGATTATTTGAAGACAAAAGAGTATACTTCAGCAGCAGGTGGCATTGACTTCCATCCCCTATTGCAGGCAGCGGATGATGAAAATAGTGACTTAGTAACAACAATGTCAAATGTGCACCAGTCTGTTTGTTTCGAAGGCACAACTGTTCAACGTCAAAATCCTTCTGATACTGTGAAAATTAAACCATCAGTTCATGAAGGCGCATTTCGTGCCAACTGTAAACACTCTAGTCCTAATGAGAAGGCTAATGAACTAGACCTGGAGATCTATTTAAGCTTCAAGTCTGGGAAGGAACAACGCAGGAGAAGTGGAAATGTGgttgcaaaaaaaagaaaaatgtctcCAATAAGTGCCTCTGATTCTGGAAATAGTTTGGAAACCCAAAAAACTGGCAGTTCACAGGATCAGTGGCAGTGCATTGAGAATTGCTCTACTGTGCAGAGAGATTCTGTTCCACATGTTCAAGCATCAGCTATAGCAAGCAATAACATCAGCAGATGCAATCGTGATGATGTAGGTGACTCGTCTCATCCAGGGATTGTGATGGAACAGGAAGAGCTGAGTGACTCAGATGAGGAAATGGATGGAAATGTGGAGTTTGAGTGCGAGGAAATGGCGGATTCTGATGGAGAGGAGGCTTCAGGATGTGATGGAATTGCTAAGTTGCCAGATAAG GGGGAGCCCAAATTTACGGCAGCAAGGGTTGCAATGGACGTGAATTATGATGATCAGGAATGTGAATTAGAGGGCCCTGTTTATTCTCAACGAAATAATTCTCTTCTAATTAAGAGCAGTCCTTCCTTAAAGTTGAGTTTGACAAGCCTGGGGATGGATCCTACAAAAAATGCATGGCTAAGTTTGGAGTCAGGGGCCCCTGGTCACCATGAGTGCAAGCATGAGAATATGATCAGGGAAGGATCCCATGCCAAAAATTTTACGGGCCTTTCCAATAGATCTTGTACGAAGACAACAGAAGGCACAAACAACGATGGTACCCAAAATCATTCTGAGGATATGACCCAACAACTCAGCTTGGGTCCAATTGTTTTTCCCTCTTTGAGGAAGCCCAGGAAGCGTTCTCGCCGAACAAATGCAAGTCTGAGTATGGAAATGACATTGGAAAGCACACAAAATGATCAGCTAAATAAGGCAAGTTGA
- the LOC119988640 gene encoding transcription factor CPC-like, translating to MGDLQDTSQDSSKDNTKDSKGEESKLKFSKDEEDLIARMFSLVGQRWGLIAGRIPGRSAEEIEKYWTSKYGSSSSSEQ from the exons ATGGGTGACTTGCAAGATACATCCCAAGACTCCAGTAAAGATAATACTAAAG attCAAAAGGAGAGGAATCCAAGTTGAAGTTCTCTAAAGATGAAGAAGATCTCATTGCGAGAATGTTTAGCTTGGTTGGACAAAG GTGGGGTTTGATTGCTGGGAGAATACCAGGAAGAAGTGCAGAAGAGATTGAGAAGTATTGGACTTCAAAGTATGGCAGCAGCTCATCAAGTGAACAATAG